In a single window of the Cygnus olor isolate bCygOlo1 chromosome 5, bCygOlo1.pri.v2, whole genome shotgun sequence genome:
- the IPO7 gene encoding importin-7 isoform X1 — MDPSTIIEALRGTMDPALREAAERQLNEAHKSVNFVSTLLQITMSEQLDLPVRQAGVIYLKNMITQYWPDRETAPGEIPPYSIPEEDRHCIRENIVEAIIHSPELIRVQLTTCIHHIIKHDYPSRWTAVVEKIGFYLQSDNSACWLGILLCLYQLVKNYEYKKPEERSPLIAAMQHFLPVLKDSFIQLLSDPSDQSVLIQKQIFKIFYALVQYTLPLELINQQNLTEWIEILKTVVDRDVPAETLQVDEDDRPELPWWKCKKWALHILARLFERYGSPGNVSKEYNEFAEVFLKAFAVGVQQVLLKVLYQYKEKQYMAPRVLQQTLNYINQGVSHAVTWKNLKPHIQGIIQDVIFPLMCYTDADEELWQEDPYEYIRMKFDVFEDFISPTTAAQTLLFTSCSKRKEVLQKTMGFCYQILTEPNADPRKKDGALHMIGSLAEILLKKKIYKDQMEYMLQNHVFPLFSSELGYMRARACWVLHYFCEVKFKSDQNLQTALELTRRCLIDDREMPVKVEAAIALQVLISNQEKAKEYITPFIRPVMQALLHIIRETENDDLTNVIQKMICEYSEEVTPIAVEMTQHLAMTFNQVIQTGPDEEGSDDKAVTAMGILNTIDTLLSVVEDHKEITQQLEGICLQVIGTVLQQHVLEFYEEIFSLAHSLTCQQVSAQMWQLLPLVFEVFQQDGFDYFTDMMPLLHNYVTVDTDTLLSDTKYLEMIYSMCKKVLTGVAGEDAECHAAKLLEVIILQCKGRGIDQCIPLFVEAALERLTREVKTSELRTMCLQVAIAALYYNPHLLLNTLENLRFPNNVEPVTNHFITQWLNDVDCFLGLHDRKMCVLGLCALIDLEQIPQVLNQVAGQILPAFILLFNGLKRAYACHAEHENDSDDDDEAEEDEETEELGSDEDDIDEDGQEYLEILAKQAGEDGDDEDWEEDDAEETALEGYSTIIDDEDNPVDEYQIFKTIFQTIQNRNPVWYQALTQGLNEEQRKQLQDIATLADQRRAAHESKMIEKHGGYKFNAPVVPTSFNFGGPAPGMN, encoded by the exons atggaCCCCAGCACCATCATCGAGGCCCTGCGGGGCACCATGGACCCGGCGCTGCGGGAAGCCGCCGAGCGGCAGCTCAACGAG GCTCACAAGTCAGTGAACTTTGTTTCAACTTTGCTTCAGATCACCATGTCCGAACAACTGGATTTACCAGTGAGACAGGCAG GAGTTATCTACTTGAAAAATATGATAACCCAGTATTGGCCAGATCGTGAAACTGCACCAGGAGAGATTCCACCTTACTCCATCCCAGAAGAAGATAGACACTGTATTCGTGAAAATATTGTAGAAGCCATTATTCACTCTCCTGAGCTGATTAG AGTACAACTTACTACTTGCATTCATCATATTATCAAGCATGATTATCCTAGTCGTTGGACTGCAGTTGTGGAGAAAATTGGGTTTTATCTTCAGTCTGACAACAGTGCTTGTTGGCTTGGCATTCTTCTATGTCTTTATCAACTTGTGAAAAACTACGA GTACAAGAAACCAGAGGAGCGTAGTCCTTTGATAGCTGCAATGCAGCATTTTCTACCAGTTTTGAAGGATAGTTTCATACAGCTTCTGAGTGATCCATCTGATCAGTCTGTCCTCATCCAGAAAcaaatcttcaaaatattttatgcccTTGtccag TACACGTTACCCTTGGAGTTGATAAATCAGCAAAACCTGACTGAATGGATAGAAATCCTGAAGACTGTTGTGGATAGGGATGTACCAGCT gaAACGCTTCAAGTTGATGAAGATGATAGACCTGAGTTGCCTTGGTGGAAGTGCAAGAAGTGGGCTTTGCATATCTTAGCTAGACTTTTTGAGAG GTATGGAAGCCCTGGTAATGTTTCCAAGGAGTACAACGAGTTTGCTGAAGTGTTTCTGAAGGCATTTGCTGTTGGTGTTCAACAA GTGTTGCTGAAGGTGTTGTATCAATACAAGGAAAAGCAGTACATGGCTCCTAGAGTTCTGCAGCAAACACTGAATTACATCAATCAAGGAGTGTCACATGCTGTCACCTGGAAGAATTTGAAACCTCATATTCAA GGGATTATCCaagatgttatttttccattgatGTGCTATACAGATGCTGACGAAGAGCTTTGGCAAGAAGATCCATACGAATATATTCGCATGAAATTTG ATGTATTTGAAGACTTCATTTCTCCTACAACTGCTGCTCAGACATTATTGTTTACATCGTGTAGTAAAAGGAAAGAG GTTTTGCAGAAGACAATGGGCTTTTGTTATCAGATCCTTACAGAGCCAAATGCTGACCCTCGTAAGAAAGATGGTGCTTTACATATGATCGGTTCTTTGGCTGAAATTCTCCTAAAA AAGAAGATATATAAAGATCAGATGGAATATATGTTGCAGAATCACGTGTTCCCTCTCTTCAGCAGTGAGCTGGGTTACATGAGAGCACGG GCTTGTTGggttcttcattatttttgcgAAGTCAAATTTAAGAGTGACCAGAATCTCCAGACAGCCTTAGAACTCACAAGACGGTGTCTGATAGATGATAGGGAAATGCCTGTGAAAGTAGAAGCTGCGATAGCACTTCAAGTTCTGATCAGTAATCAAGAGAAAG CTAAAGAATATATTACTCCATTCATTAGACCTGTAATGCAAGCTTTACTTCATATTATAAGAGAGACTGAAAATGATGATCTTACCAATGTGATTCAGAAGATGATATGTGAATATAGTGAAGAAGTTACTCCAATTGCAGTAGAAATGACACAGCATTTG GCAATGACGTTTAACCAGGTGATCCAGACTGGACCAGATGAAGAGGGCAGTGATGACAAAGCAGTGACAGCAATGGGAATCTTGAATACTATTGATACACTTCTTAGTGTAGTTGAAGATCACAAGGAA attaccCAGCAGCTGGAAGGGATCTGTTTGCAAGTGATTGGAACAGTTTTGCAGCAGCATGTATTAG agTTCTAtgaagagattttttccttGGCTCATAGTCTGACATGTCAACAAGTTTCTGCACAAATGTGGCAGcttcttcctcttgtttttgAAGTCTTTCAGCAGGATGGCTTTGATTATTTTACTG ACATGATGCCTCTCTTACATAATTATGTTACTGTTGATACGGATACACTTTTGTCAGACACAAAATATCTTGAAATGATCTACAGTATGTGCAAGAAG gtcCTTACAGGAGTTGCTGGGGAAGATGCAGAATGTCATGCAGCAAAACTGTTAGAAGTGATTATTCTTCAGTGTAAAGGGCGTGGCATTGATCAG TGCATACCCTTATTTGTGGAAGCTGCTTTAGAGAGATTGACCAGAGAAGTGAAAACAAGTGAACTGCGAACAATGTGCCTCCAGGTTGCCATAGCTGCTTTGTATTACAATCCTCATCTATTATTAAATACATTGGAAAATCTTCGTTTTCCCAATAATGTGGAGCCTGTCACTAATCACTTCATAACACAGTGGCTTAATGATGTAGACTGTTTCTTGGG acTTCACGATAGGAAGATGTGTGTGCTTGGCTTGTGTGCTCTTATTGATCTGGAGCAAATACCACAGGTTTTAAATCAAGTCGCTGGCCAGATCCTGCCAgcttttatccttttatttaatGGATTGAAAAGAGCATATGCCTGTCATGCAGAGCATGAAAATGACAGTGATGATGATGACGAAGCTGAAGAAGATGAGGAAACGG AGGAACTGGGGAGTGATGAAGATGACATCGATGAAGATGGTCAAGAATATCTAGAAATTCTAGCAAAACAGGCAGGTGAAGATGGAGATGATGAAGACTGGGAAGAAGATGATGCTGAAGAGACTGCTTTGGAAGGCTATTCCACAATTATTGATGATGAAGACAACCCTGTTGATGAATatcagatatttaaaacaatttttcaga caATTCAGAATCGTAACCCTGTGTGGTATCAAGCTTTGACACAGGGTCTTaatgaagaacaaagaaaacaattgcaGGATATAGCAACTCTGGCAGATCAGAGGCGGGCAGCACAtg aatcCAAAATGATTGAAAAGCATGGAGGATACAAATTCAATGCTCCAGTTGTGCcaacttcatttaattttggaGGCCCTGCCCCAGGAATGAATTGA
- the IPO7 gene encoding importin-7 isoform X2: MSEQLDLPVRQAGVIYLKNMITQYWPDRETAPGEIPPYSIPEEDRHCIRENIVEAIIHSPELIRVQLTTCIHHIIKHDYPSRWTAVVEKIGFYLQSDNSACWLGILLCLYQLVKNYEYKKPEERSPLIAAMQHFLPVLKDSFIQLLSDPSDQSVLIQKQIFKIFYALVQYTLPLELINQQNLTEWIEILKTVVDRDVPAETLQVDEDDRPELPWWKCKKWALHILARLFERYGSPGNVSKEYNEFAEVFLKAFAVGVQQVLLKVLYQYKEKQYMAPRVLQQTLNYINQGVSHAVTWKNLKPHIQGIIQDVIFPLMCYTDADEELWQEDPYEYIRMKFDVFEDFISPTTAAQTLLFTSCSKRKEVLQKTMGFCYQILTEPNADPRKKDGALHMIGSLAEILLKKKIYKDQMEYMLQNHVFPLFSSELGYMRARACWVLHYFCEVKFKSDQNLQTALELTRRCLIDDREMPVKVEAAIALQVLISNQEKAKEYITPFIRPVMQALLHIIRETENDDLTNVIQKMICEYSEEVTPIAVEMTQHLAMTFNQVIQTGPDEEGSDDKAVTAMGILNTIDTLLSVVEDHKEITQQLEGICLQVIGTVLQQHVLEFYEEIFSLAHSLTCQQVSAQMWQLLPLVFEVFQQDGFDYFTDMMPLLHNYVTVDTDTLLSDTKYLEMIYSMCKKVLTGVAGEDAECHAAKLLEVIILQCKGRGIDQCIPLFVEAALERLTREVKTSELRTMCLQVAIAALYYNPHLLLNTLENLRFPNNVEPVTNHFITQWLNDVDCFLGLHDRKMCVLGLCALIDLEQIPQVLNQVAGQILPAFILLFNGLKRAYACHAEHENDSDDDDEAEEDEETEELGSDEDDIDEDGQEYLEILAKQAGEDGDDEDWEEDDAEETALEGYSTIIDDEDNPVDEYQIFKTIFQTIQNRNPVWYQALTQGLNEEQRKQLQDIATLADQRRAAHESKMIEKHGGYKFNAPVVPTSFNFGGPAPGMN, translated from the exons ATGTCCGAACAACTGGATTTACCAGTGAGACAGGCAG GAGTTATCTACTTGAAAAATATGATAACCCAGTATTGGCCAGATCGTGAAACTGCACCAGGAGAGATTCCACCTTACTCCATCCCAGAAGAAGATAGACACTGTATTCGTGAAAATATTGTAGAAGCCATTATTCACTCTCCTGAGCTGATTAG AGTACAACTTACTACTTGCATTCATCATATTATCAAGCATGATTATCCTAGTCGTTGGACTGCAGTTGTGGAGAAAATTGGGTTTTATCTTCAGTCTGACAACAGTGCTTGTTGGCTTGGCATTCTTCTATGTCTTTATCAACTTGTGAAAAACTACGA GTACAAGAAACCAGAGGAGCGTAGTCCTTTGATAGCTGCAATGCAGCATTTTCTACCAGTTTTGAAGGATAGTTTCATACAGCTTCTGAGTGATCCATCTGATCAGTCTGTCCTCATCCAGAAAcaaatcttcaaaatattttatgcccTTGtccag TACACGTTACCCTTGGAGTTGATAAATCAGCAAAACCTGACTGAATGGATAGAAATCCTGAAGACTGTTGTGGATAGGGATGTACCAGCT gaAACGCTTCAAGTTGATGAAGATGATAGACCTGAGTTGCCTTGGTGGAAGTGCAAGAAGTGGGCTTTGCATATCTTAGCTAGACTTTTTGAGAG GTATGGAAGCCCTGGTAATGTTTCCAAGGAGTACAACGAGTTTGCTGAAGTGTTTCTGAAGGCATTTGCTGTTGGTGTTCAACAA GTGTTGCTGAAGGTGTTGTATCAATACAAGGAAAAGCAGTACATGGCTCCTAGAGTTCTGCAGCAAACACTGAATTACATCAATCAAGGAGTGTCACATGCTGTCACCTGGAAGAATTTGAAACCTCATATTCAA GGGATTATCCaagatgttatttttccattgatGTGCTATACAGATGCTGACGAAGAGCTTTGGCAAGAAGATCCATACGAATATATTCGCATGAAATTTG ATGTATTTGAAGACTTCATTTCTCCTACAACTGCTGCTCAGACATTATTGTTTACATCGTGTAGTAAAAGGAAAGAG GTTTTGCAGAAGACAATGGGCTTTTGTTATCAGATCCTTACAGAGCCAAATGCTGACCCTCGTAAGAAAGATGGTGCTTTACATATGATCGGTTCTTTGGCTGAAATTCTCCTAAAA AAGAAGATATATAAAGATCAGATGGAATATATGTTGCAGAATCACGTGTTCCCTCTCTTCAGCAGTGAGCTGGGTTACATGAGAGCACGG GCTTGTTGggttcttcattatttttgcgAAGTCAAATTTAAGAGTGACCAGAATCTCCAGACAGCCTTAGAACTCACAAGACGGTGTCTGATAGATGATAGGGAAATGCCTGTGAAAGTAGAAGCTGCGATAGCACTTCAAGTTCTGATCAGTAATCAAGAGAAAG CTAAAGAATATATTACTCCATTCATTAGACCTGTAATGCAAGCTTTACTTCATATTATAAGAGAGACTGAAAATGATGATCTTACCAATGTGATTCAGAAGATGATATGTGAATATAGTGAAGAAGTTACTCCAATTGCAGTAGAAATGACACAGCATTTG GCAATGACGTTTAACCAGGTGATCCAGACTGGACCAGATGAAGAGGGCAGTGATGACAAAGCAGTGACAGCAATGGGAATCTTGAATACTATTGATACACTTCTTAGTGTAGTTGAAGATCACAAGGAA attaccCAGCAGCTGGAAGGGATCTGTTTGCAAGTGATTGGAACAGTTTTGCAGCAGCATGTATTAG agTTCTAtgaagagattttttccttGGCTCATAGTCTGACATGTCAACAAGTTTCTGCACAAATGTGGCAGcttcttcctcttgtttttgAAGTCTTTCAGCAGGATGGCTTTGATTATTTTACTG ACATGATGCCTCTCTTACATAATTATGTTACTGTTGATACGGATACACTTTTGTCAGACACAAAATATCTTGAAATGATCTACAGTATGTGCAAGAAG gtcCTTACAGGAGTTGCTGGGGAAGATGCAGAATGTCATGCAGCAAAACTGTTAGAAGTGATTATTCTTCAGTGTAAAGGGCGTGGCATTGATCAG TGCATACCCTTATTTGTGGAAGCTGCTTTAGAGAGATTGACCAGAGAAGTGAAAACAAGTGAACTGCGAACAATGTGCCTCCAGGTTGCCATAGCTGCTTTGTATTACAATCCTCATCTATTATTAAATACATTGGAAAATCTTCGTTTTCCCAATAATGTGGAGCCTGTCACTAATCACTTCATAACACAGTGGCTTAATGATGTAGACTGTTTCTTGGG acTTCACGATAGGAAGATGTGTGTGCTTGGCTTGTGTGCTCTTATTGATCTGGAGCAAATACCACAGGTTTTAAATCAAGTCGCTGGCCAGATCCTGCCAgcttttatccttttatttaatGGATTGAAAAGAGCATATGCCTGTCATGCAGAGCATGAAAATGACAGTGATGATGATGACGAAGCTGAAGAAGATGAGGAAACGG AGGAACTGGGGAGTGATGAAGATGACATCGATGAAGATGGTCAAGAATATCTAGAAATTCTAGCAAAACAGGCAGGTGAAGATGGAGATGATGAAGACTGGGAAGAAGATGATGCTGAAGAGACTGCTTTGGAAGGCTATTCCACAATTATTGATGATGAAGACAACCCTGTTGATGAATatcagatatttaaaacaatttttcaga caATTCAGAATCGTAACCCTGTGTGGTATCAAGCTTTGACACAGGGTCTTaatgaagaacaaagaaaacaattgcaGGATATAGCAACTCTGGCAGATCAGAGGCGGGCAGCACAtg aatcCAAAATGATTGAAAAGCATGGAGGATACAAATTCAATGCTCCAGTTGTGCcaacttcatttaattttggaGGCCCTGCCCCAGGAATGAATTGA